Proteins from one Athalia rosae chromosome 8, iyAthRosa1.1, whole genome shotgun sequence genomic window:
- the LOC105686444 gene encoding protein SERAC1, whose translation MYKKSAYILRSAGTCILVVGGCWVCYELRLTSQQLSSVVNTRVLNLEHTQAQYIYVDDPHLQHVLLYQRKEELNSPIPKKKLNLSDTVAMWWKSVNRTLAYRFLNIAQNGSLNDRRKAVYSLGYLKHLKDWDYWQIAQMLDAKTAVGLARIPNVDLRFFLKPPFWGTQNVPYDIIKQLKQLLIKLDTVCDSCHPCLSRFIQNKLRNANRERLLFDNELSAVGQTATSKLWDKMLLECCVQALHHHSSLGDHSKDIAEAGGLKLLMDVQKYYGDDVNICILLAKILSNLSMYDEYLVDIHELGWVGVLAKWVGHKDVRLAAPAGRALANLDADENSDEKYPRRIYLLHPLHRTRSTTKLDVIFMHGLLGGVFFTWRQRDPDNLKLELDGSSKLDSEVSIAGEHPQEFMRDLAHDLKMIEWKRIGHDFEVVLTDYPDNMNDEACGPFTCKGDDISMTRADQDKIHRTKCWPRDWLPKDVSSLRVIGVNYDTSLSMWTPLCPIEGIKATIKERSDELTAKLATAGIGKRGVIWVCHSMGGLLVKKILVREWKNGDKNNICKSTKGIVFYSTPHRGSRVAALKQTVQMFVWPSVEVQELREGSSQLLELHDDFLRMLKDYPMDIVSFSETKSTRVTALKFPLQFVNPASSDPGVGEFFEIPLDHLSICKPADRRSFLYQKLVSTIKRHLSSP comes from the exons ATGTATAAGAAGTCTGCGTACATTCTGCGATCGGCTGGCACATGTATCCTCGTCGTTGG AGGCTGCTGGGTCTGCTACGAACTACGTCTTACTTCCCAACAGCTGAGTTCAGTCGTTAACACCAGGGTTTTGAACTTGGAGCATACTCAGGCccaatatatttatgtagacGACCCTCACCTGCAAC ATGTGCTGTTATATCAAAGGAAAGAAGAACTCAATTCTCCCattcctaaaaaaaaactcaatctCAGCGATACAGTTGCAATGTGGTGGAAATCGGTGAATAGAACTTTGGCATATAGATTCCTGAACATTGCTCAAAATGGGTCCTTAAATGATCGACGGAAAGCTGTGTACAGTTTGGGGTACCTTAAACATCTGAAAG ACTGGGACTATTGGCAAATTGCACAAATGCTAGATGCTAAAACTGCAGTTGGACTTGCAAGGATACCAAATGTGgacttgagattttttttaaaaccacCTTTCTGGGGTACTCAAAACGTTCCGTACGACATAATTAAACAATTGAAACAGCTACTGATCAAACTAGACACGGTATGCGACAGCTGTCACCCTTGTCTATCACGGTTTATTCAGAACAAGTTGCGGAATGCCAATCGG GAACGTCTGTTATTCGATAACGAGTTGTCAGCTGTTGGACAAACTGCGACTTCTAAATTATGGGATAAAATGCTGCTCGAATGTTGTGTTCAAGCGCTACACCATCATTCCTCGCTTGGTGATCATAGTAAAG ACATCGCCGAAGCTGGTGGGCTGAAATTACTCATGGATGTTCAAAAATATTACGGAGATGATGTGAATATTTGCATTCTCCTAGCAAAAATACTGTCGAATCTATCCATGTACGACGAATACTTGGTCGACATCCATGAATTGG GATGGGTCGGTGTATTAGCTAAGTGGGTCGGTCACAAAGATGTACGATTGGCTGCACCTGCAGGACGAGCGCTGGCTAACCTAGATGCGGATGAAAATTCCGATGAGAAATATCCGAGGCGCATTTATCTCCTCCATCCGTTACACAGAACACGTTCGACTACCAAATTGGATGTGATCTTCATGCACGGCCTTTTGGGCGGAGTATTTTTCACGTGGAGACAACGAGATCCGGACAATTTGAAGCTGGAACTTGACGGCAGTTCTAAGTTGGACTCAGAGGTCAGTATTGCCGGTGAACATCCTCAGGAATTCATGAGAGATTTGGCTCACGATCTCAAAATGATAGAGTGGAAACGTATCGGGCATGATTTTGAAGTCGTATTGACCGACTACCCCGACAATATGAATGACGAAGCGTGTGGCCCATTCACGTGCAAAGG AGACGATATTTCCATGACACGGGCAGATCAGGATAAAATTCACCGTACGAAATGCTGGCCGCGCGATTGGCTGCCGAAGGACGTATCCTCTCTACGTGTGATAGGGGTTAATTACGATACCAGTTTGTCGATGTGGACGCCGCTTTGTCCAATCGAAGGGATAAA GGCTACGATCAAAGAAAGAAGTGACGAACTCACCGCAAAACTAGCCACGGCAGGCATTGGAAAGCGAGGAGTTATTTGGGTTTGCCATTCGATGGGTGGATTGCtggtcaaaaaaattttggtccgAG AATGGAAAAATGGCGACAAAAACAACATATGCAAATCTACGAAGGGAATCGTATTCTATAGTACGCCACACCGGGGCTCACGTGTTGCAGCGTTGAAACAGACAGTCCAGATGTTCGTATGGCCTTCCGTGGAAGTGCAGGAACTCAGAGAAG GCTCGTCTCAACTGCTGGAATTGCACGACGATTTTTTGAGAATGCTCAAAGATTATCCAATGGATATCGTCAGTTTCAGCGAAACTAAATCCACCCGCGTTACGGCATTGAAATTTCCCCTTCAATTCGTTAATCCAGCCTCGTCAG ATCCTGgcgtcggagaattttttgagatACCTCTGGATCATTTGTCGATATGCAAGCCAGCGGACAG aCGGTCATTTTTGTACCAGAAGCTCGTCAGCACCATAAAACGTCATCTCAGTTCCCCGTAA
- the LOC105686443 gene encoding uncharacterized protein LOC105686443, whose amino-acid sequence MENPEEVLQALDEFQKLRPADIPKELEEYLSWVAKTGDPVYQWPLIKALFREKLLRVMTEFYESCPTLELAPCPNVEQFNYDIMKSALLDRLESFANAPFTVQRICELLTAPRKEYNRVDKFMRAIEKNILVVSTREPGPTARRSENGDGMVNGSSEDNGSRSPYDMDLWARACTLATTVTVQTVETHSTIVNIHHLPSNIIPATELTIVKNSPSIEAFPPYGTEPDLCDAEMATKNQDLPSTFTPSTSEIASIANLTSQIQPQDLNPTSGIQNLSNMVPEPANIVGDVPEAIMNEDTNSQPSLDLENNDNEPFDSTRKLQTTFQSSDFITHGIKSQKFYSDDSKPLEKTIVEAEFLRTDLGPLIELDQKVTVDNTDATAINAESKTLAENGELTTPATIITANSIEMTENVVKMVVAEPSIQNAASIVENSQTIDRNISNEATCVNPDTENTTLLKNGTESALLDLNTEKDDLSCVKVDSSKKETQIAEAALISVAAEPIVSHMVNSSQNAAKNIMVSEETGSVTDSKNLNTSAGESDEMKVAPQPEDSENKELNKISESIECMEEDNKVSEHPEQSSTTIEEISCDTVENVTKSIVPDPLPIIEEPKDEEPAPKSEAKLLIVDATEEKQNKSLPPLRESEEVIGDTDKISEPTKPDLKIADVESNEPFSIEDSSIVKSSESSKDLSSAESMEIDSTEGSQTCHQDEPMEEGVSDIDKS is encoded by the coding sequence ATGGAAAACCCGGAAGAGGTGTTGCAAGCGTTAGATGAATTTCAAAAGTTACGGCCTGCGGATATCCCAAAAGAACTCGAAGAGTATTTGTCTTGGGTAGCAAAAACAGGAGACCCTGTTTACCAGTGGCCTCTCATCAAAGCTCTCTTCAGAGAGAAGCTTCTCCGAGTAATGACAGAGTTTTACGAAAGTTGCCCTACTTTGGAGCTGGCACCATGTCCAAACGTCGAGCAATTTAACTACGATATCATGAAAAGTGCCCTCTTAGATCGCCTCGAATCTTTTGCCAATGCTCCTTTCACAGTCCAAAGAATCTGTGAACTCCTGACTGCTCCACGTAAGGAGTACAACAGAGTTGACAAGTTCATGAgggcgatagaaaaaaacatattGGTGGTGTCCACGAGGGAACCTGGTCCAACAGCGAGAAGAAGCGAGAATGGGGACGGTATGGTAAATGGATCTTCCGAGGACAATGGAAGCAGATCGCCTTATGACATGGACTTGTGGGCCCGAGCGTGCACTTTGGCCACGACGGTTACTGTGCAAACTGTAGAAACGCATTCAACAATAGTCAACATTCACCATCTGCCATCCAACATTATACCGGCGACTGAGCTAACCattgtgaaaaattctccTTCCATCGAAGCGTTCCCACCGTACGGAACTGAACCAGACCTATGCGATGCAGAGATGGCCACGAAAAATCAGGATTTGCCATCCACTTTCACTCCGTCAACTTCGGAAATTGCCAGCATAGCTAATCTCACGTCGCAAATTCAACCCCAGGACCTCAATCCTACTTCTGGGATTCAGAACTTGTCTAATATGGTCCCGGAACCCGCTAATATAGTCGGTGATGTACCAGAAGCGATTATGAACGAAGATACCAACTCACAGCCAAGCTTAGACCTGgaaaacaacgacaacgaacCTTTTGATTCTACCAGAAAATTGCAGACCACATTCCAATCCAGCGACTTCATCACTCACGGTATCAAGTCACAGAAATTTTATTCTGACGATTCGAAACCTTTGGAAAAAACTATCGTCGAAGCAGAATTTTTGAGAACTGATCTTGGTCCATTAATAGAACTTGACCAGAAAGTCACGGTAGATAATACAGATGCAACTGCAATCAATGCAGAATCCAAGACTCTAGCCGAAAATGGGGAGTTGACTACACCAGCAACAATAATCACTGccaattcaattgaaatgaCTGAAAATGTTGTTAAGATGGTCGTTGCAGAACCAAGCATACAAAACGCTGCATCGATTGTTGAAAACAGCCAAACTATTGACAGAAATATAAGCAACGAGGCTACATGTGTAAACCCTGATACTGAAAATACAACGTTGCTTAAAAATGGAACTGAAAGTGCTTTACTAGATTTAAATACCGAAAAGGATGACCTCAGTTGCGTCAAAGTTGATTCAAGCAAAAAGGAGACACAAATTGCAGAAGCTGCGTTAATATCGGTGGCAGCAGAGCCTATAGTTTCTCATATGGTCAATTCCAGTCAAAATGCCGCCAAGAACATCATGGTATCTGAGGAGACAGGATCTGTGACAGATTCCAAGAATTTGAATACATCGGCAGGAGAGTCTGATGAGATGAAAGTAGCACCTCAACCTGAGGACAGCGAGAATAAAGAACTCAACAAAATTAGTGAAAGTAtagaatgtatggaagaggATAACAAGGTATCTGAACATCCGGAACAGTCGTCAACAACGATCGAAGAAATTAGCTGTGACACTGTAGAAAACGTAACAAAATCAATCGTTCCCGATCCACTACCAATTATTGAAGAACCCAAGGACGAGGAACCTGCTCCAAAGTCCGAGGCAAAATTACTGATTGTGGATGCGActgaggaaaaacaaaataaatcgCTTCCACCACTTAGAGAAAGTGAAGAAGTTATAGGCGATACCGATAAAATATCAGAACCTACCAAGCCAGATCTAAAAATCGCTGATGTAGAATCTAACGAACCATTTTCGATAGAAGACTCGTCGATAGTGAAAAGTTCTGAATCGTCTAAAGATTTATCTTCAGCCGAATCGATGGAAATCGATAGCACTGAAGGCAGCCAAACCTGTCATCAAGACGAACCCATGGAAGAAGGAGTCAGTGATATAGACAAAAGTTAA